Proteins encoded together in one Oceanobacillus iheyensis HTE831 window:
- a CDS encoding YqzM family protein, whose translation MNEFEKDVQYKGNDVVDSIKGFTFSFLFFFLIFAIGVVISFIGQ comes from the coding sequence TTGAACGAGTTTGAAAAAGATGTGCAGTATAAAGGTAATGATGTAGTTGATTCAATTAAAGGTTTTACTTTTTCATTTTTATTCTTCTTTTTGATCTTTGCTATTGGCGTAGTAATTAGTTTTATCGGTCAATAA